A window of Candidatus Vicinibacter proximus contains these coding sequences:
- a CDS encoding class I SAM-dependent rRNA methyltransferase, translated as MELPKVILHQNKTFSIKRQHPWIFSGAILKKDHKISDGDMVDVYDEQGQFLGFGHFHLGSISVKILSFGIKHFSDKFWKTRLSEAFQSRQKLLSAGLLISNAFRLVHGESDGLPGLIIDIYRDVAVIQCHTIGMHRHIEQIVEALEAIDQLKLNSIFDKSCDSLPTEYARQVGNKFIKGNEGFPQITENELLYEINVVQGQKTGFFLDQRDNRLLVKELSQSRSVLNAFCYTGGFSLSALKGNASKVVSIDSSAKAMELLERNLHLNDLQGDRHQSLTEDVISYFKQIKDHDFDLIILDPPAFAKTLAKRHTAIQAYKRLNLGAMLKIKCPGFLFTFSCSQVVTEELFYSAVVAAGIESGKRIKIIKRLSQAPDHPVSLFHPEGSYLKGLLLEINN; from the coding sequence ATGGAGTTACCGAAAGTTATTCTGCATCAAAACAAAACCTTTTCCATCAAAAGACAGCACCCCTGGATTTTTTCAGGGGCAATTCTCAAAAAGGATCATAAGATTTCTGATGGGGATATGGTAGATGTTTATGATGAACAGGGACAATTTTTAGGCTTCGGACATTTTCATTTGGGGAGCATTTCCGTAAAAATTCTCTCTTTTGGCATTAAGCATTTTTCCGATAAATTTTGGAAAACCAGACTTTCGGAAGCTTTTCAGTCCCGACAGAAACTTTTGTCAGCAGGGTTATTAATCTCAAATGCATTTAGATTGGTGCATGGAGAATCAGATGGATTACCTGGATTGATCATCGATATATATAGAGATGTGGCGGTTATTCAATGTCATACCATTGGGATGCATAGGCATATTGAACAAATCGTTGAAGCATTGGAAGCAATAGATCAATTAAAGCTAAATTCGATTTTTGACAAAAGTTGTGACAGTCTTCCCACAGAATATGCACGTCAAGTAGGTAACAAGTTTATTAAAGGAAATGAGGGCTTTCCACAAATCACTGAAAATGAATTACTTTATGAAATAAATGTAGTTCAAGGTCAGAAGACGGGTTTTTTCCTGGACCAAAGAGACAATCGTTTACTGGTTAAGGAGTTGTCCCAATCAAGGTCCGTTCTCAATGCTTTTTGTTACACAGGAGGATTTAGTCTGAGTGCTTTGAAGGGAAATGCATCTAAGGTAGTTTCCATTGATAGTTCAGCCAAGGCGATGGAGCTCTTGGAACGTAATCTTCATTTAAATGATTTACAAGGAGATAGGCACCAGAGCCTTACAGAAGATGTTATCAGCTATTTTAAACAAATTAAGGATCATGATTTCGACCTAATAATTCTTGATCCTCCGGCTTTTGCCAAAACATTAGCTAAACGACATACTGCCATTCAGGCTTACAAAAGACTTAATTTGGGGGCCATGCTTAAAATCAAATGCCCTGGATTTTTATTTACTTTTTCTTGTTCACAGGTAGTAACGGAAGAGTTATTTTATAGTGCAGTGGTGGCAGCTGGCATCGAATCCGGGAAAAGGATAAAAATTATTAAAAGACTAAGTCAGGCTCCGGACCACCCGGTGAGTCTTTTCCACCCAGAGGGATCTTATCTTAAAGGTTTGTTGTTGGAAATTAATAACTGA
- the rpsF gene encoding 30S ribosomal protein S6 yields the protein MKHFEVSFIVDPVLSGDEVKSTAQTYKDMLVTEGASIVHVDEMGLRPLAYPINKRSTGVYYCIEFSAESGSFIAKVELALKRDERIMRFLTVSLDKYGVKYNEDKRNGKIGKKVRKEKPAKEPSGRPYQAPRAAAPVDAEVSTEVENPEV from the coding sequence ATGAAACATTTTGAAGTAAGCTTTATCGTAGATCCAGTGCTGTCGGGCGATGAAGTTAAATCGACAGCCCAGACCTATAAGGATATGCTGGTTACCGAAGGTGCGAGCATTGTTCATGTAGATGAAATGGGACTCAGGCCATTGGCCTATCCTATCAACAAGCGGTCCACCGGTGTTTATTATTGCATCGAATTTTCCGCAGAAAGTGGTTCTTTCATTGCCAAAGTTGAATTGGCTTTGAAAAGAGATGAGCGCATCATGCGCTTCCTTACAGTAAGTCTTGACAAATATGGCGTCAAGTACAATGAAGACAAGAGAAATGGAAAGATTGGCAAAAAAGTCAGGAAGGAAAAGCCGGCCAAAGAACCGTCCGGAAGACCTTACCAGGCCCCAAGGGCAGCAGCCCCGGTTGATGCGGAAGTTTCGACTGAAGTCGAAAATCCTGAAGTTTAA
- a CDS encoding 30S ribosomal protein S18: MATQDEIKFLSNPNIGKKQKKYCRFKKFGLKHIDYKDADFLIQFVNEQGKLLPRRLTGNSLKYQRRVASAVKRARHLAILPYLSDLLK, from the coding sequence ATGGCCACGCAAGATGAAATAAAATTCCTCAGTAATCCCAACATTGGAAAAAAACAGAAGAAATATTGCCGATTTAAAAAATTCGGACTAAAACACATTGATTATAAAGATGCTGATTTTCTAATTCAGTTTGTCAATGAACAGGGAAAACTTCTTCCTAGAAGATTAACCGGTAACTCACTCAAATATCAAAGAAGAGTTGCCTCAGCTGTAAAAAGGGCTCGACATTTGGCGATTCTTCCATATTTATCAGACCTTCTTAAATAA
- a CDS encoding 50S ribosomal protein L9, translating to MQIILLNDVDKVGDKHQVVSVKPGFGRNFLIPQGLAIVASEGNMRRLNELKRQDEIRENKKLNVYKDLAAQLEGVTLKIGAKTGTSGKIFGSVTNVQIAQALKDQCNLDVERKKIHILEEVKELGTYYAQIDFHKQVVSKVAFEVISE from the coding sequence ATGCAAATTATATTATTAAATGATGTAGATAAAGTTGGCGACAAACATCAGGTAGTCAGCGTTAAACCGGGTTTTGGTAGAAACTTCCTCATACCTCAAGGATTAGCTATTGTAGCTTCTGAGGGTAACATGAGAAGGCTTAATGAACTTAAGCGTCAGGACGAAATCAGGGAAAACAAAAAACTTAATGTTTACAAGGATTTGGCCGCACAATTGGAAGGTGTTACCCTTAAGATTGGAGCCAAAACCGGAACCAGCGGAAAGATTTTTGGATCTGTCACAAATGTTCAGATTGCACAAGCCTTAAAGGATCAATGTAATCTGGACGTAGAGCGAAAGAAGATCCATATTCTTGAAGAAGTTAAAGAACTAGGTACTTATTATGCTCAAATAGATTTTCATAAGCAAGTAGTGTCTAAAGTTGCTTTTGAGGTTATTTCTGAATAA
- the pdxH gene encoding pyridoxamine 5'-phosphate oxidase, with product MKYKDLRKEYMLHQMDPELMNDSPFDQFRSWFDEAISVHANEANAMVLSTVNHEGRPSSRYLLLKEISERGFVFFTNYNSRKGLEMESNPFVCLVFYWRELERQVRIEGKVEKIKTEESIEYFNSRPLGSRISAIASPQSQRILSRKVLEDKIKFLNEHPELVTMPDHWGGFLVVPDRIEFWQGRESRLHDRISYTLNSEELWEKQILAP from the coding sequence ATGAAATATAAGGATTTACGTAAGGAATATATGCTCCACCAAATGGATCCTGAATTAATGAATGATTCTCCGTTTGATCAGTTCCGAAGTTGGTTTGATGAAGCCATAAGTGTGCATGCCAATGAGGCCAACGCAATGGTACTTTCGACAGTCAACCATGAAGGAAGACCCTCATCCAGATACCTGTTACTGAAGGAAATTTCAGAAAGAGGATTTGTATTTTTTACTAATTATAATAGCAGAAAGGGATTGGAAATGGAATCAAATCCATTTGTATGTTTAGTTTTTTACTGGCGTGAATTGGAACGTCAGGTAAGGATTGAAGGGAAAGTAGAAAAAATTAAAACAGAGGAATCTATAGAGTATTTTAATTCCAGACCTTTAGGTTCAAGAATTTCTGCCATTGCTTCACCACAGAGTCAAAGAATATTAAGCAGAAAAGTCCTGGAGGATAAGATAAAATTTTTAAATGAACATCCGGAATTGGTTACCATGCCTGATCATTGGGGAGGATTTCTGGTAGTGCCCGATAGAATTGAGTTTTGGCAAGGAAGAGAGTCTCGCCTGCACGATCGAATTTCCTACACTCTAAATTCAGAGGAACTATGGGAAAAGCAAATTCTTGCTCCGTAA
- a CDS encoding SET domain-containing protein yields MPKSVLINELLHHTYVRLRPSSIHGIGVFAIRNIPKGCQNLFSKNPGDWVELSKTEVEALPSASRDLVETYCLFDREKYYIPANGFKEMDLSLFLNHADNPNVRSVNDGAFFEAIRDIEEGEEITIDYGELCEYNE; encoded by the coding sequence ATGCCTAAATCTGTTTTAATTAATGAATTGTTACATCATACTTATGTGAGATTACGTCCTTCATCTATCCACGGTATTGGGGTTTTTGCAATACGAAATATTCCAAAAGGATGTCAGAATTTGTTCTCAAAGAATCCTGGAGATTGGGTTGAATTAAGTAAAACGGAAGTAGAAGCTTTACCATCGGCTTCAAGAGATTTGGTTGAAACCTATTGCCTATTTGATCGTGAAAAATATTATATCCCAGCCAATGGATTCAAAGAAATGGATCTTTCTTTATTTTTAAATCACGCGGACAATCCAAATGTTCGTTCAGTAAATGATGGTGCTTTTTTCGAAGCAATAAGAGACATTGAAGAAGGCGAGGAAATCACAATAGATTATGGAGAATTGTGTGAATATAATGAATAA
- a CDS encoding ferredoxin--NADP reductase: MNFYPLEIIDKIQESKDAVSLVFKAEPTHPLLDFQAGQYVTIKFDYNKSELLRCYSYSSQPGQSSFSITIKKVKKGRVSSALCDEYKIGDKVMLAGPHGKFTIKSDYSARRVFYFFAAGSGITPIYSLIQYILEHEPKSIVNLLYGNRQEEDIIFKTQLDRLSNTYSDQLFVEHVLSKPEGNALLSMFKGSLKKWTGLKGRIDHKHIEKFLENHPANKLPSNYFLCGPGSFIQNTEKILTNLGIDRNQVHREFFNLEKEKDSYDNNTSFVYAKLKAKLDGKIIEIEMYPGEKIIDALVRNKQSPPFSCSSGACATCIAKLISGKVKMDVSMALEPHEIDEGYILTCQSRALTEEVEIIFE; this comes from the coding sequence ATGAATTTTTATCCACTCGAGATTATTGATAAAATACAGGAGTCTAAAGATGCTGTAAGTTTAGTGTTTAAAGCTGAACCAACTCATCCGTTATTGGATTTTCAAGCCGGGCAGTATGTGACCATTAAGTTTGATTATAATAAAAGTGAATTGCTCAGATGCTATTCGTATTCCTCTCAACCGGGTCAAAGCAGTTTTTCTATTACTATAAAAAAAGTTAAAAAAGGAAGGGTATCTTCTGCATTATGTGATGAATATAAAATTGGTGACAAAGTAATGCTGGCTGGCCCTCATGGAAAGTTTACCATTAAATCAGATTATTCAGCCAGAAGGGTATTTTATTTTTTTGCAGCAGGGAGCGGGATTACCCCAATTTACTCCTTAATCCAATATATACTTGAGCATGAACCAAAGTCCATAGTAAACTTATTATATGGAAATAGGCAAGAAGAAGACATTATTTTCAAAACTCAATTGGATCGTTTGAGCAATACTTATAGTGATCAATTGTTTGTCGAACATGTTTTATCAAAACCTGAAGGGAATGCTTTGTTGTCTATGTTTAAAGGTTCTTTAAAAAAATGGACTGGACTAAAGGGGCGCATAGACCACAAACACATAGAAAAATTTCTGGAAAATCATCCGGCAAACAAATTGCCTTCAAATTATTTTTTATGTGGTCCGGGATCATTTATACAGAATACTGAAAAAATATTAACTAATCTGGGAATTGACAGAAATCAAGTCCACAGAGAATTTTTCAACCTTGAAAAAGAAAAGGATTCATACGATAATAACACCTCTTTTGTCTATGCTAAACTTAAAGCGAAGCTGGATGGAAAAATTATAGAAATCGAAATGTATCCGGGTGAAAAGATAATAGATGCACTGGTTAGAAACAAGCAAAGCCCTCCCTTTTCATGTTCGAGCGGTGCATGTGCAACTTGTATAGCAAAATTGATCTCAGGTAAGGTTAAAATGGATGTTTCGATGGCTTTGGAACCACACGAAATTGATGAAGGTTATATTTTAACTTGCCAATCCAGGGCCCTGACTGAAGAAGTAGAAATTATATTTGAATAA
- a CDS encoding glycosyltransferase family 2 protein, translating into MKKLSIIIPVYNEEKTIHKILDKVLTINLINHIEKEIVLVNDCSSDNSESVLLDYINHHPEQRFIYHKHLKNQGKGAALHNGIKIASGDYLVIQDADLEYDPNEYNDLLRPVLDGFADVVYGSRFMGGRPHRILFFWHSIGNKILTFISNMFTNLNLTDMETCYKLFKSDIIKSLDLKEKRFGFEPEVTAKISRIENIRIYEIGISYYGRTYAEGKKINWKDGFRAIYCILKYNVFS; encoded by the coding sequence ATGAAAAAATTATCAATCATAATTCCTGTCTATAATGAAGAGAAGACAATACATAAGATTCTAGACAAAGTTCTGACAATAAATCTCATAAATCATATTGAAAAAGAAATTGTATTAGTGAATGATTGCTCTTCTGATAATTCGGAATCAGTATTACTGGATTATATTAACCATCATCCTGAACAGAGATTTATTTATCACAAACATTTGAAAAACCAAGGGAAAGGAGCAGCATTACATAACGGAATTAAAATTGCCAGTGGAGATTATCTCGTTATTCAAGATGCAGATTTAGAGTACGATCCCAATGAATATAATGATCTGCTTAGACCAGTGCTGGATGGGTTTGCTGACGTGGTTTATGGATCGAGATTTATGGGAGGCAGACCTCATCGTATTTTATTTTTCTGGCATTCAATTGGCAACAAGATTCTGACTTTTATTTCTAATATGTTTACCAATTTAAATCTGACTGATATGGAAACATGTTATAAATTATTCAAGTCCGATATCATAAAATCTCTGGATTTAAAAGAAAAAAGATTTGGATTTGAACCCGAAGTAACTGCTAAAATCTCGAGAATAGAAAACATCAGAATTTATGAAATTGGAATTTCCTATTATGGTAGAACTTATGCCGAAGGAAAGAAAATTAACTGGAAAGATGGCTTCAGAGCTATTTATTGTATTCTAAAATACAATGTATTCAGTTAG